The genomic stretch CCtcacgatccctggctcggacgatgacctagtcgagcaggtgccagtgtttggagcgaaggtgttgccacgatgccttgtatttgtccctctggtggaacaaggtgttggtgatgagaagttcatgttcttgacattttgtcaggattagggtaccactggagttggccttccctaccccctcactgccaatcatgcctccccagaggactgtgtctttgtcgaccctggtgttgaagtcacctaagaggatcagtttgtcacctgcagggacgcaggacagggatgtttcgaggttggaataaaaaccctctttggtctcctcTATTGAATCgactgttggggcatacgcaccgatgactgttgcgcattggttccggaatagaaaataggtgcaggagcaggccattcagcccttctagcctgcaccgccattcaatgagttcatggctgaacatgaaacttcagtacccccttcctgctttctcgccataacccttgatcccccgagtagtaaggacttcatctaactcccttttgaatatatttagtgaattggcctcaactactttctgtggtcgagaattccacaggttcaccactctctgggtgaagaagtttgggtgagttgaagagtcaagaggcgtttgttaaccccacagggggtgtccttgcggctgtcgaccagctccttttgatggcgaagccgactttatgaaggtggagttcttcctctcttttcttttccagataaaggtgtaacctccatcttgttccttgagctggccttcccctgcctgccggatctcgcttagggtggcgatgtcgatgtcaaagcttctaagttcccgggcaattatgatggtgtggcattctggcctgttgctgttggagttgtacaATGGaagtcctgacgtttcaggtccataccttcatgttaacggagtggaagatgcctgtgtgtgagttcattcaacgtggggtggcatagctgagcaaggtcttggtccagtggcaagggatccaagacgactggagaccaggcacttctgtatgagcctaattgccgaaggtgaaatgttggctgcaagctcggtgctgagcagcacccttgttggtaagtggtccgaggcttggttcggggcaggcattaggaagtcagttgtccgctggagttccaagtgggaggccagcaaggagtagGAGGGTGAAAGAATCATAGCCAGGCCACCAGCCATCGATGAGGAGAGACatgtaggcccgctgctggagggatgaaaacccgccgctggagggatgtaggcccgccgcaggaggggccgggtgatgtcacggtcgccgggtcggaggcacacctgcttgctgggcgtcgtcgtgagtaacctggtttcaaatggctgaaaatgatgctaataaaacacaccaaactattttctatttagattggggtacagtattcaattgcttaataaaacatttttaaaataaaattattcttaaacgttcctccacgttgtttaaaagtttcttcagaagttttaaaagtttctcccggagttttaaaaaaggttttccaagttatttaaaattttctccagaggtttcaaaaatttccccaagttgtttaaaagtttctattgaagttttaaaaattttcacaagttgattaaaagtttaaaatgaaagtcagtagtaagctacctGCCTTCATAGTGTTCCATGGTGCTGCcatccctctgcagctgcacaaagccctggctagaccacacctggagcactgcggggaagtagaggctcagtcatctctgaagggggcccgaatgcctggacgccatgtacattcccagtgttagaatccccatgtacaatgccagcgttagaatccccatataccgtCCCatagttagattccccatgtactctcctagggttagaatgcccacatactcgctcagggataaaatccccatgtacagtcccagggttagaatccccatttacagtgcctgggctagaacccccatgtatggtcccagggttagaatccccatgtattctCCCAATGTTAGaatgcccaagtactctcccagggttcgaatccccatgtgcagtcccaggattggaatcccaatgtacagtctcGGGTTTGGAATCCTGTGACTACACAGATGAagagaaaaattgaggccttgaatctgagttggggaaaaatcatagaaacatgattaaatttctatcctaaactatttgaaatcaaatcaaatgaatttttgcaattaacacattactttcatgccaaatgggaaacaagtgaagTGTGGGCTGTGCAGGACTGTTTGCACCCGGTTACACGGCATGTCCCTGGCTCTCCACTGtaaatgcacttctttaggttcacagtctcattgacacatccaactgactagatggacctcgccctttaaagcacatcagagaaatatcagcatttgatgtttaatttgctaaacctttataaaacactggttaggcctcagctggagaattgtgttcaagtttgggctccaaacttacataatgatggcaagcttttagagaaggtgcagaaggaatggtaccagggagatgggacttccgtgatgtggagagcctggtgaagttttctccagagagcaggaaagggtaaaaggagatttgatggagatgtacaaaattatgaacgatttagatagagtaaatatggagaaagtgtttccagtggcatgaGGGAAAGTAACCAGAGGAGCCaaacttccgatgattggcaaaataaggagaggtgagatgtgggatcatttgttactcaGCAAATTGTTCCAATCCAGATTGaacggtctgaaagggtggtggaagcagattgaattataacttttaaaagggaattggataaatacttgctgggaaaaatatatctagtaatgggtaaagagcagaggagtgagactcattgaacagctccaccaaagagccggcacagacaggatgggctgcatggcctcctgtgccgtactCTCTGTGATAATGGCagatgatcttacccagagtgctccgcctGGCAGAATAcaccctatctccatcagcaggggggcaACGTGGGTAGGCCTGGTCCCTGGAGAGCCGGGGACTGATTGGAGCGAGCATGGCATcagcatcaccaagtgtggctctcaggcgccaggcaacaccgagtgtgactctcagtcccgggCAGCACCGATTGTGGCTCCCAGGCCTCATGCAACAGGCCCCATGCATCatagagtgcggctctcaggccccggtcaacaccgagagtggctctcaggccccgggcaacaccgcttGCGCCTCTCAGCCTGCGTGTCAAAGCCtccgggcccggcaccagcaaaccccaggggcagtgcctcccccacaccatgaaatacagcatgcccagcaattcccagccgctccgtatcagggtgggtgctggatgcggaagtcactccctggtCTCCTGAACAGTATAGTATTCGgcatcccttgaatcgaggatgacccacttccacaccaaaaagggatgagttcacagatgtttcaatatgagacttgatattccaggtcccgaactacatattgaagggtgggagatgcctgtgcgtggattcttttaacgcgtgtgtccgttgcataccagccaccacacgggctggacagagtgaggtcttggtccagtggcaaaggttaaccaagacgactggagaccaagttccGCTGCGCAGACCTGGGGCACATACTCCTActgcccatagatcgcagtgtggtctggcccatgctgtccctgggcccttgcctatcccgggccccgaactcgcgcctcttgttgccccaatctctccgccccaaaCTCTTGTCTCTTGTggggcccaatctctccgccccgaactctcgcctttcgtgggccccaatctcttccccccctgaactctcgcctctcgtggggcccaatctcACCGCCCAGAACGCTCGccgcttgtgggccccaatctcaccgctccgatccctcacctctcctgggccccaatctctccgccctgaactctcatctctccttggccccaatctctcctccccgaacactcacctctccttggccccaatccctCCATTTCGAACActcacctctccttggccccaatctctccattccgaactcttCCCTCTCCTTGGCCCGAATCTCTCAGCCCCCaactctcgcctcttgtgggccacaatctctcagccccgatctcccggtgctactccaccccgacctcaccactcctctgctgcttgccgcaccaCCTGCTGTACATGGGCCATTCTGATGatcctgtccatgctccaatcgctgacctggattccggTACAAAGCCAAATCTAGAATCTCAAGTCTACAAATCAATGGCAATttagaataaatcgcctctcaactatgctgcaaatattagaaagacgctttggatacctggtctcctgtgtgggtctgtttgttgcatctgtttgagctggagtggagatggaggagaagctgctgggtttcacccccaataTTTCtgtgcccagtgggaccaacaattccccatgtggggctcTCAATGGAGGCGagttccctttcctgaaggacattaatgaaccagttaggttttaccacaaactgcagctttcatggttactatttctagtgctggtgccagaaattaccaagttcattaagctcaatttctcaaagtgcctttgtgtttttgtgggatctctctcatccaccctttttcttgactgaaattcactttacagggtattaaaaggggaggatttatcgaccggaggctcaaacatcacattaacatctgacgaagtcactcgattcatcgggaatggaatatcatccagcaactatggatgcaaaaagcactgttcatagcggggagaaagtgtacacatgctctgtgtgtggacaaggcttcagccgatcatccaacctggagagacacaagcgcagtcacactggggagaaactgtgtaaatgtggggactgtgggaaacgtttcaactacccgtcccagctggaaacacaccagcgagttcacactggggagaggccattcacctgctctgagtgtcaggagagattcactcagtcatccaacctgctgatacatcagcgaattcacactggggagaggccgttcacctgttccgtgtgtgggaagggattcactcagtcatccgccctgctgacacaccagcgaattcacactggggagaggccgttcagctgctctgagtgtgggaagggattcaatgagtcatccaacctgctggcgcaccagcgaattcacaccggggagaggccgttcacctgctatgagtgcgggaagggattcactcagtcatcgcacctgttgaggcacgagcgagttcacactggggagaggccattcacctgctctgagtgtgggaagggattcactcggtcatcccatctgttgaggcaccagcgaattcacactggggagaggccattcacttgctctgaatgtgggaagggattcactcagtcatcccacctgttgaggcaccagcgagttcacaaatgtttgTAGAGGTTGGAtgatgctgttattgctgctgttaatcacaacccgactgaaccatgttcattctgacaattggggtttgtttccgctgatgaaaaTTCCTTTAACTGGACAGGAGTTTAATATTCgagatatagacaaataaattcgtgttgctttcaacacattgctgcagtcttttctctttcccacccgagtgtttagcatcacctggctggagctcagagaggacaatctggggggaggatcatatgggtgaagaacttcagcatggacacagtccttcagggtcatactgagagcgGCAAATGCACTTtgttctttctcatctctcttcactgacagcaacccgtgcgggtaaatcttgacagtgtaaggtgcggatgatatccacccaagggggttaaaagagatgggatgggagctctgccagcctcttgcccatatcgccaacagctcagtagattcatgggttgttccctgagattggaaggtatcacatgtagttcccatttttcaattgtgcacaagtcagagctcagaaactgaaggcccatcaacgtgacctcgaacactgggaaggtgcttgaagggatcctgagagatgctgttttccatcatggggaaagtgaaggggccattagagatactgaacatggattccggtaaacatggtcacgtcttacaaactagcttgagtttgtaaagaagttgttagtttggtggatgggggaatccggttgacattgtctacctcagggtgtcaaactcattttcgagggtgggcctgatccaatatcctggcacttggcatgggacacattcagcaaaagccattaaaataggaataattgaagataaactacatcagaatttacatttagattttatttactgccactgctcctgatccctggcacctcttagcttgagcattcatgaacgaaccctgctcaaaccataagcacaaggatatcggtgcatggttctgcctgtgaccacaaggctgtgtcactgccacacacagataccatttccttgtttcacatctccatgcaAACATCATCTCTTCACACATCCCCTTGCTactcaattgcagcagacatgagcaaggacgtgatgCTTATTAAAATacatatttcattacagcaaaggttacactgggagaaatgttcagttatttttcaTTACAGGCCAAattccggacaaaccagcagcacattggcacctgaacagtgtctcatcggcctacaggcttttattaaatagattttctgcctggatataaacttaaaccagcattgcagcgtgatgctctattcacacattgaaagtgagagagatgctgtggggcacacgctaagtctagcagctgaaagtgattaacagactgggttttgtgtttagtgatcccgggcgtgttaccaataccagcaaagatgaaggccatggaataaaagggacagtggatactgtctcactgtgagcgagttaGAATGAGAAGCTTGAACAACAGCCGAATTTTCACAaatggagacctcaccagaccaaaggacattggtggtgtttaatgggctgtttctgtCACTGGGCTACACGagactatttgtgacagaaggaaagcgggTCACAGGAAACAACCAGTTTACCGGCCtgcccagggcccactctgacccccaccttctctctctcactattgatggacactgctgcagtaattctgACCTtttctctcttgtccctcctacacccctaatacacggcccgacacaatctctctcgccctgcatcctaactgtgctggaatccacaccagtctccccatctgctccttgttctctccctggatcctgaaactacagaacttactgatccctcctgaagtcgtcaggctctaaaactgaagattGATGGCCCTCAGTCCTCACTCCTTgaattacctccccttctctcctcctctttcccccttggttgtgatcCACACTCTggtccttgggccttccccggggattctcagtatgaacagggggatgtgtgttgagacaggatgtcccagctctccacctttaaagggacaaggagaggaccagctgggctggatggccctgcttgatgacatcactgcagtgcctagcaaccaccctcactgagccctgctcattatgggctgggttgagctcaatgctgttacaggaagggaaacaggagcaggattcgagccatgtggagcccaggattaatggggagaggtacaggatcaatttataccttattgagcgaGACATGTCAGTGTCCCtggcactccctgtccctcagtatctgtgtcggggagtgaTTGAtaggttcactctgtatctgacccgtgctgtgcccgactggagtatatttgatgctgacatgggctgctcagctcgatgagcacaacatttaacccaaagatgatcagataaacccatcagcttctcccctggacacaggtcctgaaggacagggagtgtctctattaatttggctggtgtccttgatcaaatttaaacacctcatctctttttaaaaatttgttcatgggatgtgggtgtcacctctcacctctcattcttccaaacgctggagaatatcggcctggtctactcaatctctgataggacaatccccccatcccaggaatcagtctgatgaatcttcattgcactccctctatagcaagcttAACTTTCTTTaaaagcacctgaaggtaacaatgatgtaatttactgtgttctgtaagcaagtgccattttgttttattttttctgcactgtattgtgtttagttaataaaatattggtccgaattaaattggagttattaaaattaactaagctatgttttattcaaggtcaataatgatagctttacgaataatttctgctgttttaacggatttttaattccgaaggaagttttcaagttccaaacttaaaaaaaagaaccaagtgttgatttaaaacaaacttctgtttgttcacttgagtagtaacgaattcagtgttctgtttataatcaatttacaagtggagtatagtcacagatggagcacgtgtaaccaggcacgggtatctccacgctaacgaacaaaggaaaaagcttacatttatagactgttttcttatcaaactggagccggctttgcctaatatggtagtctctggctactgcataatccagacacacaagtttacatcagcaacacatttagaagcattgtGGCCTGGTACGGTGATCATGAACCACTAGTACTGGACTTTCCTTAtccaaacaatatttctaatccattctGTTATGAATATCGTAGCTtggttggtcgcaaaacaccagctgttgctaagtgaaatctgtctctctctctccctaataataaaaccacatttttccctctatcgaatgaatgaaacataaacccctttcagaagctgaattaaccagggtccacatgtcaacctgtcccacaggtttttttATGGGTTACCTTACCTGTTGACAAAGTTTttaatatccttctttgtctttactaatcctggttttctctcagcgtccttccctttccttatattttctatgtcccttattgacttccttacagcataatgcaatgaccagaatcaCTGAAGCTATTATCCctgctatcaccaatcccagctggaacaattTAACTGGATGCTACTTTCCAGCATTCCTGATTCACAAGTCTCGGGATtgcctgttctgtctctctcttcctctatatgatttgcactgtgtgtttctgggatgacctaattcgctgaattatgagctttaaagccataaacagggagaatatagcgtcctatatgtggaatgactcgaatggcttcatcctccagaggcagtctcatctgcagataagttgcgttatgatgatgtaccagaaccagcgtttagcaccgatacatgtgttcctcggtggaatcaagctaaagtgatgttccagtctggggcatcgggttgaacccacagtcatatacgtgacagtagtagtcacacaatactttccttttcctttatacacggtATTAGTTTGACCTACGccccatttatttatttcaatctgcattctggagattctttgtcgagggcgaacccacaagctggaacatctacaaacccatgttgtcctttgcagagtacaacactgcatatctggtgcaatccaagttcctcccttcttaatcagatatcttggctattcctcatactgtttatggatcggaccgagctcagtcttccacccttgcaaactattctaccctatacaccgtccatggtttcgtttcatttccatttttcctcagCAAAGGCAAGACCAGTCCCACtagtctaatatcttcacttctttctccttccctaggGTATAAAAATCCcaattcctattggctgcatcacatcaaagtcGATGACTTGGTTCCCcgaaaccattttctcagttgttcttcatgaataaacaaagggatttgattactctctctcttgtccagtttctttgtaccacattcatcataaatgtcacagaggctacgcatgatacctccagtaagccacatcgtgttccattcactttctatatctattctgtttactcctgctaaccttgctgtgtctcttattctgagctatcctgtcagctctcactttccttgcgatttaaactaattctccttgtgttccccatctttctcatcccttggttcctgttttctattctttactaacacatcctttattaattctcttcccattttgtctattaattgtgaatatctcccttcacataatctagttgatagattcaagctcatgtttaaaacttttgatttcaattGACAATTTAAtaacacacattgttatataatacatttcatGATTCAGTTACTTCTTGTCCATTAAATGTGGGTTATTTTACTGGATGGGACAGGTCgcgttctttttgtgaggtgggatgtcattttatttaagtcccacatatgatgatcactatcagcatttgtacttggcaaacgaatagttaacattactgatcaacatatgacatttcttactttaaaataacctgccgtcattaccttttaagtttgtattgaagtattttataatggtcttgaattacttattgtcctggagtgatactaactctttaagtgaacactattaatttagtgtttaGGCTCAGGATGTGTCCCAATCCACCTGGTTCAGGGGAgacttcctggtctcccaatcttcccaaggagcacgctttagggttatttctctattaccaccaaaattatgcttttgagggtctatacctcggtttatcacggattccaaaactaaccctttggaggtcctctgcttcctcctggagatcgcctctcacttggatccatgttttgttatggagcctgtgaggtctggcctccttatctcccaccttcagcttgcagctgatctgtacacagccatggccaccttgtccagacagagacaggctggcTTGTTTTGTatttagcctctctacaagctttctttgttcagtacttagtggaggcttgaaactgatgaccattctagctgtaaggaaatcctaatttgatcagcattctcactcctgttaattctaatgcctctgacaggtagcagtgtgtttaactccatcctgattatttcaaagtcggtttctctatggagaatgttTCACGACCTTGACggtttaaaaagttctctcactctcctgagccacattagccatttcatgttgtgctgttgtcgataactgagcatgcctgagactcgttcacacacacgcagcggtatcccagtatcatgccacatgtgacatctgatccaagccatttgagatgatcttatcaaaagatcgtggggtgtctgaagatctttactcatctccctctgcacggtcccgatgtctcgggtattggccaggcgatcaaattcagttttcttattgttcagtgtaggcaatgacacaaacatctcagagaaatcttagcaatttcctacacttccctgactttaacaagaatttacatgaacaccagattgtacccaggtgatttatgacaattctcCCAGGTACAATGagttaagaaacatttctatttggatgtgtaactttcctgttttcctcttatgtcctca from Pristiophorus japonicus isolate sPriJap1 chromosome 23, sPriJap1.hap1, whole genome shotgun sequence encodes the following:
- the LOC139235474 gene encoding zinc finger protein 664-like; amino-acid sequence: MEYHPATMDAKSTVHSGEKVYTCSVCGQGFSRSSNLERHKRSHTGEKLCKCGDCGKRFNYPSQLETHQRVHTGERPFTCSECQERFTQSSNLLIHQRIHTGERPFTCSVCGKGFTQSSALLTHQRIHTGERPFSCSECGKGFNESSNLLAHQRIHTGERPFTCYECGKGFTQSSHLLRHERVHTGERPFTCSECGKGFTRSSHLLRHQRIHTGERPFTCSECGKGFTQSSHLLRHQRVHKCL